The following are encoded in a window of Telmatobacter sp. DSM 110680 genomic DNA:
- a CDS encoding ethanolamine ammonia-lyase subunit EutB: MLLRHSIDGVNYNFGSLRELLAKATPARSGDELAGIAARSAVERVAAQMALADLPLGAFLQEPIIPYETDEVTRLIFDTHDASAHAPIASLTVGELRNVLLSEEATTQFLQSIAPGLMPEMVAAVCKLMRVQDLIAVARKISVVTRFRTTVGLPGRLSTRLQPNHPTDNPLGIAAAIVDGLLLGSGDAVIGINPAGDSVAGTINLLRLIDTVRERYAIPTQSCVLAHVTTQLAALEQGAPVDLVFQSIAGTEQANAFFGISLALLAEANQAASELRRGTVGQNVMYFETGQGSALSANAHHGVDQQTCEARAYAVARHYKPMLVNTVVGFIGPEYLYDGKQILRAGLEDHFCGKLLGLPMGCDVCYTNHAEADQDDMDSLLTLLGAAGVNYIMGVPGADDIMLQYQSTSFHDALYLRSILGLRPSPEFEAWLEGDMPNRLAEPLQAQLLAGQ, encoded by the coding sequence ATGCTCCTGCGGCATAGCATTGACGGGGTCAACTACAACTTTGGAAGTCTAAGGGAACTGCTTGCGAAGGCAACTCCGGCGCGATCCGGAGACGAGCTTGCAGGCATAGCCGCGCGGAGTGCTGTCGAACGCGTTGCCGCTCAGATGGCGCTGGCTGATCTTCCGCTCGGCGCTTTCCTTCAAGAGCCAATCATTCCATACGAAACGGACGAGGTCACGCGTCTTATCTTCGATACACATGACGCATCTGCCCACGCCCCCATCGCGAGTCTTACTGTAGGTGAATTGCGAAACGTGCTGCTCTCAGAGGAGGCGACAACGCAATTTCTGCAATCCATCGCCCCAGGTCTGATGCCCGAGATGGTTGCGGCAGTCTGCAAACTGATGCGTGTGCAGGACCTGATTGCAGTTGCCCGTAAGATCAGCGTGGTTACACGCTTTCGGACAACGGTCGGATTGCCGGGCCGTCTATCGACGCGACTCCAACCTAATCATCCGACGGACAACCCGCTTGGCATTGCCGCAGCTATCGTGGACGGCTTGCTTCTTGGTTCGGGCGATGCCGTTATCGGAATCAATCCTGCTGGTGATAGCGTGGCCGGTACGATCAACTTACTTCGCCTCATCGACACGGTCCGAGAGCGCTATGCGATCCCAACGCAAAGCTGCGTTTTAGCGCACGTCACCACGCAACTAGCGGCGCTTGAGCAGGGGGCACCGGTTGACCTCGTCTTCCAGTCCATCGCAGGTACTGAGCAAGCGAATGCTTTTTTTGGTATCAGCTTGGCTTTGCTTGCGGAGGCGAATCAGGCCGCATCTGAATTGCGTCGAGGAACCGTCGGTCAAAACGTCATGTATTTCGAAACGGGCCAGGGAAGCGCACTTTCGGCGAATGCGCATCATGGGGTCGATCAGCAGACCTGTGAGGCGCGAGCTTATGCCGTTGCCCGACACTACAAACCAATGCTGGTGAATACGGTAGTTGGGTTTATTGGGCCGGAATATCTCTATGACGGAAAGCAAATCCTGCGCGCCGGTCTTGAGGATCATTTCTGCGGCAAATTGCTTGGGCTTCCAATGGGTTGCGATGTTTGCTATACCAATCATGCCGAGGCCGATCAAGACGATATGGATTCGCTGCTGACGCTTCTCGGAGCTGCAGGCGTGAACTACATCATGGGGGTGCCGGGAGCCGACGACATCATGCTTCAGTACCAGAGCACATCTTTCCACGATGCGTTATATCTCCGATCCATTCTTGGTCTTCGCCCATCACCGGAGTTTGAAGCGTGGCTGGAAGGCGATATGCCGAACCGACTTGCCGAGCCTCTTCAAGCCCAGTTGCTTGCCGGACAATAA
- a CDS encoding tetratricopeptide repeat protein has product MLTANNHPMEKQKVQMICCALLLIATCAGECVCQEPADPLAQERSLVAAGKLGESESALMAYLNTNPSSADAHFLLGYVLFSERKAKESLAEFTAGAKFRRPRPDELKVVASDYVMLGDFGDADKWFSEVVAEAPDDADANYLLGRTKFNENDFPAAISSFERALALHPKYVEAENNIGLAWRELNDLAKAKAAFQTAIDWQGDAPADAQPFLNMGTLLVDQNKTEEAAPFLAKAAVLSPQNPTIHEELSHVYSVQRDLPKAQSELERAIALAPDISSLHFKLGQIYRQEGMRDRAREQFDICAKLSGAHSSEKTPNPISIKTAPDR; this is encoded by the coding sequence ATGCTAACGGCAAATAATCATCCGATGGAAAAGCAAAAGGTCCAAATGATTTGCTGTGCATTGCTTCTGATTGCGACATGTGCCGGGGAGTGTGTTTGCCAGGAGCCTGCGGATCCATTGGCGCAGGAGCGTTCGCTTGTAGCGGCTGGAAAACTGGGGGAATCTGAGTCGGCCTTAATGGCTTATCTCAACACCAATCCGTCATCCGCCGACGCGCACTTTTTGTTGGGTTATGTGCTCTTCAGCGAGCGCAAGGCCAAAGAATCCCTTGCCGAATTCACGGCTGGTGCAAAATTTCGACGCCCGCGTCCCGATGAGCTAAAGGTCGTCGCCTCTGATTATGTAATGCTGGGCGATTTCGGCGATGCGGACAAGTGGTTTTCAGAGGTAGTTGCCGAAGCCCCGGACGACGCGGATGCGAATTATCTACTGGGCAGGACTAAGTTCAATGAGAATGATTTTCCGGCAGCCATATCTAGTTTCGAACGCGCGTTGGCCCTACATCCAAAGTACGTGGAGGCCGAAAACAACATCGGCCTGGCGTGGCGCGAGTTGAACGACCTCGCAAAGGCCAAAGCTGCATTCCAGACCGCGATTGACTGGCAGGGAGACGCGCCAGCGGACGCGCAGCCTTTTTTAAACATGGGGACTCTGCTCGTAGACCAAAACAAGACTGAAGAAGCAGCCCCATTCCTTGCTAAAGCTGCCGTTCTTTCGCCCCAAAATCCAACCATCCACGAAGAGCTGAGTCACGTCTATTCGGTGCAGAGAGATCTGCCGAAAGCGCAAAGCGAGTTAGAGAGGGCCATCGCCCTGGCGCCCGATATATCAAGTCTCCACTTCAAGCTTGGGCAAATCTACCGCCAAGAAGGAATGCGTGACCGCGCCCGGGAACAGTTCGACATCTGTGCAAAGCTGAGTGGTGCGCATTCGTCGGAGAAGACACCAAATCCAATATCAATCAAAACCGCACCGGATCGCTGA
- a CDS encoding tetratricopeptide repeat protein, with product MAVGLLALSQAAAHAQQGDDEVTPAVQRLYAQANAASQNGDDASAIEKYRSIIKLAPHLAAAYNNLGVLYFNQHDFQHASQILKRGLELNPDMPTAVAILGMSYVQLGADEKAEPLLRRALSANPKDDRVEMMLARLLINARKLEEAANHLNNFLARNPKDQEGWYLLGKTYLQLSENSLKKINEIDPNSMVAHEIAGEIDESMHNYDLALVEYQKAVDMAPHMPGTHMHMGDAYWYIGKWQSAQTEFKAELTNDPNNCMAHWKLANSMLEANDSSEEALSQLNSSLERCPTLMQARVDRARALVRLGRQPEALPDLLMAEKDTPSEPTIHFLLANVYRSQGKSSEAQEEMRTYGTLQREASAAVAKQAGDSSAIKSKAQ from the coding sequence TTGGCAGTTGGATTGCTCGCTTTGTCTCAGGCAGCGGCCCACGCACAGCAGGGCGATGATGAAGTCACTCCGGCAGTCCAGCGCTTGTATGCACAAGCCAATGCTGCATCTCAAAACGGAGACGACGCTTCTGCAATCGAGAAATACCGTTCGATCATCAAGCTGGCACCTCATCTGGCGGCGGCATACAACAATCTTGGAGTTCTCTACTTCAATCAACACGACTTCCAGCACGCATCTCAAATTCTTAAACGCGGGCTGGAACTCAATCCCGACATGCCGACGGCGGTTGCAATACTTGGGATGAGTTATGTGCAACTGGGAGCAGATGAAAAGGCTGAGCCGCTGTTGCGGCGAGCCTTAAGTGCGAATCCAAAGGATGATCGCGTTGAAATGATGCTTGCCCGTTTGCTCATCAATGCAAGGAAGCTTGAAGAAGCGGCAAACCACTTGAACAACTTCCTGGCGCGGAATCCGAAGGATCAGGAAGGCTGGTATCTGCTCGGCAAGACCTACTTGCAACTGTCGGAAAACTCACTCAAGAAAATCAACGAGATCGATCCCAATTCAATGGTTGCCCACGAGATCGCTGGGGAAATAGACGAGAGCATGCACAATTACGACCTTGCCCTCGTTGAGTATCAGAAAGCCGTAGACATGGCTCCGCATATGCCCGGCACGCACATGCACATGGGAGACGCATACTGGTACATCGGAAAGTGGCAGTCCGCGCAAACCGAGTTCAAGGCAGAACTCACCAACGATCCAAACAACTGTATGGCCCACTGGAAACTGGCGAATTCAATGCTCGAGGCCAATGATTCCAGCGAAGAAGCATTGTCTCAACTGAATAGCTCTCTCGAACGTTGTCCAACACTCATGCAAGCCCGCGTTGATCGCGCACGCGCGCTGGTGAGACTTGGGAGGCAGCCCGAAGCCTTGCCTGACCTGTTGATGGCCGAGAAAGATACCCCGAGTGAGCCCACTATCCATTTCCTCCTCGCCAATGTCTATAGGTCCCAAGGCAAAAGTTCCGAGGCGCAGGAGGAGATGCGTACTTATGGGACCTTGCAGAGAGAAGCTAGCGCAGCGGTCGCAAAGCAGGCCGGTGACTCCAGCGCAATCAAGAGCAAGGCGCAATAG
- a CDS encoding TonB-dependent receptor, translating to MRRFTVSKECAVPRRSKANAWYVIAIAIACLILLAPRIGKAQASAGVTGTITDPSGAVIPNAKVTITNEATSVASNTTTSSAGTYSFKGLLPGKYTVAVDAPGFKKEVQKGINIDVSTTATIDISLSTGAANETVQVTSDAIALNTTAPEIGSTIEPVVVAALPEEVSGRGRQIDQLQFTAPGTTGSTFSHRVSGGVDFEQEIVYNGIPAPQPETEGYTTNFNPPFELVDEYKVERSTFSAQFGLGQGALTYQMKSGTNRYHGDLFEINRNSFFDSVGFFNGPAFGGVNKPPSDHENNYGFSVGGPISIPHVYDGRNRTFGHYSQEWYKQNNEDINSGTVPTALEKTGNFTDYVDGSSGALIPIYDPTTGQQFQCNGVLNVICPSRISPLSATLISDIPDPDRPGSGVGGLDSNKSFAPFINPNIQHVWGFTVDQVLTPKQSLHYSQWRNSYTTHSFDYSPIVIAPNPLNSQKYEPAVGSVFLLNYSNTLSPHLVMTAGIGWIGEINNQYNITKGATFGAVANENIPPNITFDGQHAPTSWGTSGSWFQSINRKLGIALVNNWLWTRGRNTFNIGTEFRRSYQDDNEEQTEGGHFNFSQRTTSIQNSSDPNFGKYGSAFASFLLGIPDSANRSNSQELELRNWDLSPYIQDDIKLSPRLTINVGLRWDIQAPFTENHNLIVFFNQDNPGTFPGSNIAGSASKFGNGITRGDIHYGHFGPRLGFAYQLSRKMVLQAGVDVAFLDGGAYEYGTNKVAVNYGNLLTGSFTRNSTGSFTSSFGSWDTNQIPAVNPTPFSPGLGAGNQINAFSPKKDGYAPYSQQWNVNLQRELPYNMFVTAAWVGNRIIHLPSQLNRIDQMDPKYDAQFGSQLADVFQPGQTSLDGVPLPYPNFVNDFGGSATVAQALVPFPQYSYIFNNFEGFGTTYYQGAQIEVEKRFSNGLSFLAGYTLSRLMDNTSSGFSSFTSGGINKYNQKPEWAISNADEPQTLKASGTYLLPIGPGKKYVNNHKMGNVVGGWQVGWILDYESGTVNGPGENGSPFPNGFERPDRNPSVGLSTASYKRVRDYFVKKIPVAQMFDPNSFTLTPNQYVIGTAQRNYGGMRNAPLALENLNAKKNFYIGERFTGILSVDYFNAFNRTQFNGPDNNKSDGTFGQVTSQGSNISNRQGQVSFRLEF from the coding sequence GTGAGACGATTCACCGTTTCGAAGGAGTGCGCCGTGCCGCGCCGCTCAAAGGCGAACGCATGGTATGTCATCGCCATCGCAATCGCATGCCTGATCTTGCTGGCTCCCCGTATAGGAAAAGCGCAGGCCAGCGCAGGCGTTACCGGCACCATCACCGATCCGAGCGGTGCCGTAATTCCGAATGCAAAGGTGACCATCACCAACGAGGCAACGTCCGTAGCGAGTAACACGACGACCAGCAGTGCAGGAACCTATTCGTTCAAGGGTCTACTCCCCGGCAAATACACAGTCGCTGTTGACGCCCCGGGCTTCAAGAAAGAAGTCCAAAAAGGGATCAACATCGACGTCAGTACGACGGCTACCATCGATATCAGCCTCTCGACTGGTGCAGCTAACGAAACGGTCCAGGTCACCTCCGACGCAATCGCCCTGAATACAACGGCGCCCGAGATCGGAAGCACGATTGAACCGGTGGTCGTGGCAGCACTCCCGGAAGAAGTTTCGGGCAGAGGCCGTCAAATCGATCAGTTGCAGTTTACGGCTCCTGGGACCACGGGCAGCACTTTCTCACACCGCGTGAGCGGAGGCGTCGATTTTGAGCAGGAGATTGTCTACAACGGAATCCCCGCTCCTCAGCCGGAAACCGAAGGCTACACGACGAACTTCAATCCGCCTTTCGAACTGGTAGACGAATACAAAGTCGAGCGTTCAACGTTTTCGGCGCAGTTCGGCCTAGGACAGGGTGCGCTCACTTACCAGATGAAATCCGGCACTAACCGCTATCACGGAGATCTGTTCGAGATCAACCGCAACAGCTTCTTTGATTCGGTCGGATTCTTCAACGGTCCCGCGTTCGGCGGAGTGAATAAGCCTCCTTCGGATCACGAGAACAATTACGGCTTCAGCGTTGGCGGTCCGATCAGCATTCCTCACGTATATGACGGGCGCAACCGGACCTTCGGTCACTACAGCCAGGAATGGTACAAGCAGAACAACGAGGATATTAATTCTGGTACAGTGCCAACCGCCCTCGAGAAAACCGGCAACTTTACAGACTACGTCGACGGCAGCAGTGGAGCTTTAATTCCGATTTACGATCCCACGACGGGCCAGCAGTTCCAGTGCAATGGCGTGCTGAACGTAATTTGTCCTAGCCGCATCAGCCCCTTGTCGGCGACCTTGATCAGTGATATTCCCGACCCGGATCGGCCAGGAAGCGGTGTGGGAGGTCTGGACTCGAACAAGAGCTTCGCCCCCTTCATCAATCCGAACATTCAACATGTGTGGGGTTTCACCGTCGATCAGGTGCTTACCCCGAAACAGAGCCTCCACTATAGCCAGTGGCGCAACAGCTACACGACTCACAGCTTTGACTATTCTCCCATCGTGATTGCGCCCAATCCTCTGAACAGTCAGAAATATGAACCTGCTGTTGGTAGCGTATTTCTGTTGAACTACAGCAACACGCTCTCGCCTCACTTGGTGATGACCGCCGGCATCGGCTGGATCGGTGAAATCAACAACCAGTACAACATCACCAAGGGCGCTACGTTCGGAGCCGTTGCAAATGAAAACATTCCGCCAAACATCACGTTTGATGGCCAGCACGCTCCCACAAGCTGGGGCACCAGTGGCTCATGGTTCCAATCCATCAACCGCAAGCTTGGAATCGCGCTGGTAAACAACTGGTTGTGGACAAGGGGACGGAACACCTTCAATATCGGCACCGAGTTCCGTCGTTCGTACCAGGATGACAACGAAGAGCAGACTGAAGGCGGTCACTTCAACTTCAGCCAGCGAACCACTTCTATTCAGAATTCGAGCGACCCGAATTTTGGAAAGTATGGCAGCGCATTTGCGAGTTTCCTGCTGGGTATTCCGGATTCGGCGAACCGCAGTAACTCCCAGGAGTTGGAACTGCGCAACTGGGACCTCTCACCGTACATCCAGGACGATATCAAGCTCTCGCCTCGACTTACCATCAACGTGGGGCTGCGCTGGGATATTCAGGCTCCCTTTACAGAAAACCACAACCTGATTGTCTTCTTCAATCAGGACAACCCGGGAACATTCCCTGGCAGCAACATTGCTGGTTCGGCGAGCAAGTTTGGCAATGGGATTACCCGCGGAGACATCCACTACGGCCATTTTGGTCCGCGTTTAGGATTTGCATACCAGTTGAGCAGGAAGATGGTTCTTCAAGCTGGCGTCGACGTCGCATTCCTCGATGGCGGAGCATATGAGTACGGCACCAACAAAGTCGCGGTCAATTACGGAAACTTGTTGACCGGCTCATTTACGCGCAACAGTACAGGTAGCTTCACGTCTTCCTTCGGCAGTTGGGACACCAACCAAATCCCTGCTGTTAACCCGACTCCTTTCAGTCCAGGCCTTGGCGCTGGCAACCAGATCAACGCTTTCAGCCCCAAGAAGGATGGGTACGCGCCTTATAGCCAACAGTGGAACGTGAACCTGCAACGCGAACTTCCGTACAACATGTTCGTGACGGCAGCTTGGGTGGGGAACCGTATCATCCACCTCCCCAGCCAGCTCAATCGCATCGACCAGATGGACCCGAAGTACGACGCACAGTTCGGCTCCCAGCTGGCAGATGTATTCCAACCCGGCCAGACATCGTTGGATGGCGTACCGCTGCCATATCCAAACTTCGTCAACGATTTTGGAGGGTCGGCTACTGTGGCTCAGGCACTTGTGCCGTTCCCGCAGTATTCGTACATCTTCAACAACTTTGAAGGATTTGGAACGACCTACTACCAAGGCGCGCAGATCGAAGTTGAGAAGCGCTTCTCGAACGGATTGTCTTTCCTTGCGGGATATACGCTTTCTCGCCTGATGGATAACACCAGCAGCGGATTCTCCAGCTTCACTTCTGGCGGTATCAACAAATACAACCAGAAGCCTGAGTGGGCAATTTCCAACGCAGACGAGCCGCAGACTCTGAAAGCCAGCGGAACCTATCTGCTGCCGATCGGTCCCGGAAAGAAGTATGTCAACAACCACAAAATGGGCAATGTCGTCGGTGGATGGCAAGTTGGCTGGATCCTCGACTACGAATCCGGAACGGTGAATGGACCTGGCGAGAACGGCTCTCCCTTCCCGAACGGGTTTGAACGCCCCGATCGTAACCCCTCCGTCGGCCTTAGCACCGCATCCTACAAGCGTGTGCGTGACTACTTCGTGAAGAAGATACCGGTTGCGCAGATGTTTGATCCCAATTCGTTCACCCTGACCCCAAACCAGTACGTGATCGGGACCGCGCAAAGGAACTATGGCGGAATGAGAAATGCTCCACTGGCATTGGAGAATCTAAACGCCAAGAAGAATTTCTACATCGGAGAACGCTTCACGGGAATTCTTTCGGTGGACTACTTCAATGCCTTCAATCGAACGCAGTTCAACGGGCCTGACAACAACAAGAGCGATGGCACGTTTGGACAGGTGACCTCACAGGGTTCGAATATCTCGAACCGGCAAGGGCAGGTAAGTTTCCGATTAGAATTTTAG
- a CDS encoding CRTAC1 family protein translates to MRASALIAVFVASAVPAVFVAAQMGPSPQSGQGRSSSTQAQSSRDSQKRPITASGFVDVGPVVFKDVTKDAGLSGWKHTMGAADKMLIIDTNGSGVGLIDYDNDGWLDIYLVNGSTFNALDGKQEPPHAALFHNNHDGTFTDVAAKAGVTNDRWGFGVAIADYDNDGWPDIMVTNWGKNRLYHNNHDGTFTDVAEKAGVALGNWSAGATWGDYDGDGRLDLFISGYVHFDRANLPYEKTKATGFSYCEFRGEPVMCGPKNLEGEPDHLFHNNGDGTFTEVSVKAGVADEANKYYGLTPVFVDANGDGKPDLVVANDSTLSYLYLNRGDGTFEDASYSTGFGLNEDGREVAAMGVAAGDYMNNGLLDFAISDFSDEAKLLFHNQGKSGFSEVSMRSGIGKISIPFLGWGDGFLDYDNDGWLDLMFVNGHIYPAADRLDWGTSYAQRPLLFHNERDGKFTEVPPIRGSGLAEVISGRGAAFGDLFNDGKIDVVINQIDGTPVLLKNVNADHHHWVELKLVGGPRSPRDAVGATVYLTANGVRQRQDVISGGSYVSTNDPRLHFGLGDATDAGSVEIHWPSGAKESIKLPALDRIFTIAEGRGIMSALCGGQLCQRLP, encoded by the coding sequence ATGCGAGCTAGCGCGTTGATTGCGGTGTTCGTTGCATCGGCTGTGCCCGCCGTTTTCGTCGCCGCCCAGATGGGGCCGTCTCCGCAATCCGGCCAAGGTCGCAGTTCGTCGACTCAAGCACAATCCAGCCGTGATTCTCAAAAGAGACCCATCACGGCGAGCGGCTTCGTGGACGTAGGCCCCGTAGTTTTCAAGGATGTAACCAAAGACGCCGGATTATCCGGCTGGAAACACACGATGGGCGCAGCGGACAAGATGCTGATCATCGACACGAATGGATCCGGTGTTGGGCTGATCGATTACGACAATGATGGATGGCTCGACATCTACCTCGTGAATGGCTCGACATTCAATGCGCTCGACGGCAAACAGGAGCCGCCACATGCCGCGCTGTTTCACAACAATCATGACGGGACATTCACCGATGTCGCAGCCAAGGCAGGTGTTACGAATGATCGGTGGGGATTCGGCGTAGCGATCGCGGATTATGACAATGACGGCTGGCCCGACATTATGGTGACAAACTGGGGGAAGAATCGGCTGTACCACAACAACCATGATGGAACCTTCACCGATGTGGCCGAAAAAGCGGGCGTCGCGCTGGGCAATTGGTCGGCAGGCGCGACGTGGGGAGACTACGACGGAGACGGCCGGCTCGACCTCTTCATCTCCGGATATGTTCACTTCGACCGCGCAAATTTGCCCTATGAGAAGACCAAAGCTACTGGTTTTTCATACTGCGAATTTCGAGGTGAGCCGGTCATGTGCGGTCCAAAGAATCTTGAAGGCGAGCCAGATCATCTCTTCCACAACAACGGAGATGGAACCTTCACCGAAGTGAGCGTCAAGGCGGGCGTAGCGGATGAGGCGAATAAATACTACGGCTTGACGCCCGTATTCGTAGATGCGAACGGCGATGGCAAGCCCGATCTGGTGGTCGCGAACGATTCCACCTTGAGTTATCTCTACCTCAACCGAGGAGACGGGACGTTTGAGGATGCAAGCTATTCCACAGGTTTCGGACTGAATGAAGACGGGCGTGAAGTGGCTGCCATGGGCGTCGCGGCAGGCGATTACATGAATAATGGCCTGCTGGATTTCGCGATCAGCGATTTCTCAGATGAAGCGAAGCTGCTGTTTCACAATCAGGGCAAGAGTGGATTCAGTGAAGTCTCCATGCGCTCCGGAATTGGAAAGATCTCCATTCCTTTCCTGGGCTGGGGCGATGGATTCCTTGACTACGACAATGACGGTTGGCTCGACCTGATGTTTGTGAACGGGCACATTTATCCCGCGGCCGACAGGCTCGACTGGGGTACTTCGTATGCGCAGCGGCCATTGTTGTTTCATAACGAGCGTGACGGCAAGTTCACGGAGGTCCCGCCGATCAGGGGTTCTGGACTTGCTGAAGTAATTTCGGGACGCGGAGCAGCTTTTGGTGATCTCTTCAACGACGGCAAAATCGACGTAGTCATTAACCAGATAGATGGCACTCCGGTGCTGCTGAAAAACGTAAATGCCGATCACCATCATTGGGTTGAACTAAAGCTCGTAGGCGGTCCGCGAAGTCCGCGTGACGCAGTCGGAGCAACCGTTTACCTTACTGCGAATGGAGTTCGTCAACGACAGGATGTGATCAGCGGCGGAAGCTACGTGTCGACCAACGACCCACGTCTCCATTTCGGCCTGGGCGATGCGACGGATGCGGGGAGCGTCGAGATTCATTGGCCCTCAGGCGCGAAAGAGAGTATCAAACTGCCAGCCCTTGATCGCATTTTCACTATTGCTGAGGGCCGAGGAATTATGTCCGCCCTATGTGGCGGTCAACTTTGCCAACGGCTACCGTAG
- a CDS encoding CRTAC1 family protein, protein MATSPAQQGGNATGGTFAPVYDAQKRPITAGGFVDSGPVIFKDITKAAGLSGWSHKMGSPKKPLIIDTDGSGIALLDYDNDGWLDIYLVNGSTFNALDGKEEPPHAALFHNNHDGTFTDVAAKAGVTNDRWGFGVTVGDYDNDGWPDIFVSNWGKNRLYHNNHDGTFTDVAQKAGVALDNWSSGATWGDFDGDGRLDLFVAGYVHFERKEVSGAGTEAAAPSFCQFRGVPVMCGPRGLKGQPDHLFHNNGDGTFTDVSVKAGVADKNAYYGFAAIFVDINGDGKPDLVVGNDSEPNYLYINKGDGSFEDQSYDSGFALNRDGREIASMGIAAGDYENNGGIDFFVTDFSDDYKVLFRQDPDHAFTDVSDKVGLEKIPIPFVGWGDGFIDYDNDGWLDLFMANGHVYPEVDQHDWGTTFAERPLLFHNVTGSGERVFEYVPPVIGTGLADVIPARSAAFGDLFNDGRIDVVINPIDGPPTLLRNVNSDRHHWIEMKLVGGPKSPRDAMCATVYLKANGMRMRQDVLSSGGFISSNDQRLHFGLGDSTDAGTAEIHWPSGKTETVTFPAVDRIYTIRETKGITGALCSGKPCKSH, encoded by the coding sequence ATGGCTACCTCGCCCGCGCAGCAGGGCGGCAATGCAACGGGCGGCACGTTTGCTCCCGTCTACGATGCCCAGAAGCGACCCATCACCGCAGGCGGTTTTGTAGACTCCGGCCCGGTGATTTTCAAGGACATCACCAAAGCCGCGGGTCTTTCAGGTTGGAGCCACAAGATGGGCTCGCCGAAGAAGCCTTTGATTATCGACACCGACGGATCCGGAATCGCGCTTCTCGATTACGACAATGACGGGTGGCTCGATATTTACCTAGTAAACGGCTCAACCTTCAACGCTCTCGACGGCAAAGAAGAGCCGCCCCATGCTGCGCTATTCCATAACAATCATGACGGCACCTTTACTGACGTTGCCGCCAAGGCCGGAGTCACGAACGATCGCTGGGGGTTCGGCGTCACCGTCGGCGACTACGACAACGATGGCTGGCCCGACATCTTTGTCTCAAACTGGGGAAAGAATCGCCTGTACCACAACAATCACGACGGTACGTTTACCGATGTGGCTCAGAAGGCCGGAGTCGCATTAGATAACTGGTCATCCGGAGCTACATGGGGCGATTTCGACGGCGACGGACGCTTGGATTTGTTCGTCGCAGGCTATGTGCACTTCGAACGTAAGGAAGTTTCAGGAGCAGGCACCGAGGCTGCAGCCCCATCGTTCTGCCAGTTTCGTGGAGTGCCAGTGATGTGCGGTCCGCGGGGTCTAAAGGGGCAACCGGATCACCTATTCCACAATAACGGTGATGGAACATTTACCGATGTCAGTGTCAAAGCTGGCGTCGCTGACAAGAATGCATATTACGGATTTGCCGCGATTTTCGTGGATATCAATGGCGATGGAAAACCGGACTTGGTGGTCGGCAACGACTCTGAGCCGAATTACCTCTACATCAACAAAGGCGACGGATCCTTTGAAGATCAGAGCTATGATTCTGGATTCGCGCTGAATCGCGATGGACGCGAGATAGCGTCGATGGGAATTGCCGCGGGTGATTATGAAAACAACGGTGGCATTGATTTCTTCGTTACGGATTTTTCCGATGACTACAAAGTGCTCTTTCGCCAGGATCCGGATCATGCATTTACGGATGTAAGCGATAAAGTAGGCCTCGAAAAGATTCCGATTCCATTTGTGGGCTGGGGCGATGGCTTTATCGACTATGACAATGACGGCTGGCTGGATCTGTTTATGGCTAACGGCCATGTTTATCCCGAAGTGGATCAGCACGACTGGGGCACCACGTTCGCAGAGCGACCACTGCTCTTCCATAACGTAACGGGTTCTGGAGAGAGAGTCTTCGAATATGTCCCTCCGGTAATTGGAACCGGGTTGGCCGATGTGATTCCGGCGCGGAGCGCTGCGTTTGGTGATTTGTTCAATGATGGCAGGATCGATGTAGTCATCAATCCGATCGACGGACCTCCGACTCTGCTGAGGAACGTGAACTCCGATCGTCATCATTGGATTGAAATGAAACTGGTTGGCGGCCCTAAGAGCCCGCGCGACGCGATGTGTGCCACCGTTTATCTCAAGGCCAACGGAATGCGCATGCGTCAGGATGTGCTTTCAAGTGGTGGATTCATTTCGTCGAATGATCAGCGATTGCACTTCGGCTTAGGCGACTCCACGGATGCGGGGACCGCCGAAATTCACTGGCCATCCGGTAAAACAGAAACGGTGACGTTTCCGGCCGTCGACCGGATCTACACCATTCGCGAGACCAAAGGCATCACCGGCGCGCTGTGTTCAGGAAAGCCCTGCAAATCCCATTGA